A genomic stretch from Microbacterium proteolyticum includes:
- a CDS encoding DEAD/DEAH box helicase: MTSQTFADLGVPAPLVDVLAAQGKNEPFPIQADTLPDTLAGRDVLGRGKTGSGKTLAFSLPLVARLASKTDRRRGRKPRALVLAPTRELANQIDEVIKPLAAPFGLVTTTVYGGVNQKRQVDALNAGVDILVACPGRLEDLIGQGFANLGDVEITVLDEADHMADLGFLPGVTRLLSRTPADGQRLLFSATLDNGVDKLVKRFLRNEVLHSVDEAHSHVAAMTHHVFAPADADAKKDLVQTLASGTARRILFMRTKHQAKKLAKQLTAAGIPSVDLHGNLSQPQRDRNLAAFGDGRAKVLVATDVAARGVHVDGVELVVHVDPPVEHKAYLHRSGRTARAGTAGDVVTIMLPEQRRDTLDILRKAKISATPTPVTPTSPEVVALVGEVAPYVKPEPVVAQPQGGGRSQGANAQRKRAERAQGQDAAPAGGGRRRRGRGGSGQPAEAAAAGHAPQGGRGQGQRSGAGRGQGAGGGQRAGAGAGRTQGVGRSASGTPTTGMVVGARTPRTNRRAQG; this comes from the coding sequence ATGACGTCTCAGACTTTCGCCGACCTCGGCGTGCCCGCCCCCCTCGTCGACGTTCTCGCCGCGCAGGGCAAGAACGAGCCCTTCCCGATCCAGGCCGACACCCTGCCCGACACGCTCGCCGGTCGCGACGTGCTCGGCCGCGGCAAGACCGGCTCGGGCAAGACCCTCGCCTTCTCGCTGCCCCTCGTCGCCCGCCTCGCGTCGAAGACCGACCGCCGCCGCGGCCGGAAGCCGCGCGCCCTCGTGCTCGCCCCGACCCGCGAGCTGGCGAACCAGATCGACGAGGTCATCAAGCCCCTCGCCGCCCCCTTCGGTCTCGTCACCACCACCGTCTACGGCGGCGTGAACCAGAAGCGCCAGGTCGACGCCCTGAACGCCGGCGTCGACATCCTCGTCGCGTGCCCCGGTCGCCTCGAAGACCTCATCGGCCAGGGCTTCGCGAACCTGGGCGACGTCGAGATCACCGTTCTGGACGAGGCCGACCACATGGCCGACCTCGGCTTCCTCCCCGGCGTCACGCGTCTGCTGTCGCGCACGCCCGCCGACGGCCAGCGCCTGCTGTTCTCGGCGACGCTCGACAACGGTGTGGACAAGCTGGTCAAGCGCTTCCTCCGTAACGAGGTGCTGCACTCGGTCGACGAGGCGCACTCCCACGTCGCCGCGATGACCCACCACGTCTTCGCGCCCGCCGATGCGGATGCCAAGAAGGACCTCGTGCAGACGCTCGCGTCGGGTACGGCTCGTCGCATCCTGTTCATGCGCACCAAGCACCAGGCGAAGAAGCTCGCCAAGCAGCTCACGGCCGCCGGCATCCCCTCGGTCGACCTGCACGGCAACCTGTCGCAGCCGCAGCGCGACCGCAACCTCGCCGCGTTCGGCGACGGCCGCGCGAAGGTGCTCGTCGCCACCGACGTGGCCGCCCGCGGCGTGCACGTCGACGGCGTCGAGCTCGTCGTCCACGTCGACCCGCCCGTCGAGCACAAGGCGTACCTGCACCGTTCGGGTCGCACCGCCCGCGCCGGCACGGCCGGCGACGTCGTGACGATCATGCTGCCCGAGCAGCGTCGCGACACCCTCGACATCCTGCGCAAGGCCAAGATCTCGGCCACGCCCACCCCGGTGACCCCCACGTCGCCCGAGGTCGTCGCACTGGTCGGCGAGGTCGCACCGTACGTCAAGCCCGAGCCGGTCGTCGCGCAGCCCCAGGGCGGCGGACGCTCGCAGGGCGCGAACGCGCAGCGCAAGCGCGCCGAGCGCGCGCAGGGTCAGGATGCCGCGCCGGCCGGCGGCGGGCGCCGTCGTCGCGGTCGCGGCGGATCCGGCCAGCCGGCCGAGGCGGCGGCCGCGGGTCACGCTCCCCAGGGCGGTCGCGGCCAGGGCCAGCGCTCCGGCGCCGGTCGCGGTCAGGGTGCCGGTGGCGGACAGCGTGCCGGTGCGGGCGCCGGTCGGACGCAGGGCGTGGGCCGCTCGGCATCCGGTACCCCCACGACCGGCATGGTCGTCGGCGCGCGCACTCCTCGCACGAACCGTCGCGCCCAGGGCTGA